The Chrysiogenia bacterium genome includes a window with the following:
- a CDS encoding ATP-binding cassette domain-containing protein: MAAPENDGSKGLPIELKGLRKSFGERAILDGMSLSCESGRTTVILGKSGEGKSVTLKHIVGLLQPDAGEVMVGGTNMVGLAHSELNEMRKNFGMVFQDAALLDSLDVFENIAFPVRLHTSKGEDEIEDLVRRLTRMVGLHEDSLRKLPSELSGGMRKRVGFARAVALEPKVILFDEPTTGLDPIMTDVIDSLMIEVQEEVGSTHVVISHDLRGAFKVGHKVAMLYEGKIIEEGTPDEFQASTNPAVRQFLEGRKDGPIQV; the protein is encoded by the coding sequence ATGGCGGCACCAGAAAACGACGGCAGCAAGGGCCTCCCCATCGAACTCAAGGGGCTGCGCAAGAGCTTTGGTGAGCGCGCCATCCTCGACGGGATGAGCCTCTCGTGCGAGTCGGGCAGAACGACCGTCATTCTGGGCAAGAGCGGCGAGGGAAAGAGCGTTACCCTCAAGCACATCGTCGGCCTGCTCCAGCCCGATGCGGGCGAAGTGATGGTGGGCGGCACCAACATGGTGGGTCTTGCGCACAGCGAGCTCAACGAGATGCGCAAGAACTTCGGCATGGTCTTCCAGGACGCCGCGCTGCTCGACTCCCTCGATGTCTTTGAGAACATCGCCTTTCCCGTGCGCCTTCATACCAGCAAGGGCGAGGACGAGATCGAAGACCTGGTGCGAAGGCTCACCCGCATGGTCGGCCTGCACGAGGACTCCCTGCGCAAGCTCCCCTCGGAGCTCTCGGGCGGTATGAGAAAGCGCGTGGGCTTTGCGCGCGCCGTGGCGCTCGAACCCAAGGTGATTCTCTTCGACGAGCCGACCACGGGGCTCGACCCGATCATGACCGACGTGATCGATTCGCTGATGATCGAGGTGCAGGAAGAAGTGGGCTCGACCCACGTGGTGATCTCCCACGACCTGCGCGGCGCCTTCAAAGTCGGGCACAAGGTGGCCATGCTCTACGAGGGCAAGATCATCGAAGAGGGCACCCCCGATGAGTTCCAGGCCAGCACCAATCCGGCCGTGCGGCAGTTTCTCGAGGGCCGCAAAGACGGCCCGATTCAGGTCTGA